Part of the Leifsonia soli genome is shown below.
TCGACCATCACGTACGCCGGCGAGCGCTACCGCCTGCGCACGCACTTCGCGCGCACGCGCTAGCGCGCACCCCTCCGCCCCTCCGCCCCCCTCTGCGCATTGCGGTGTCACCGTCCGTCCGCTGCGCGAACGGAGGAGATCCCGGACGGTACGGCTCCGCGTGCCTCCGTTCGTGGCGAATCGCCGCGCCGTTCGCCGAGATCTCCTCCCTTTCGGACCGCGATGAAAACGGAGGAGTTCACCGGGCGGCACGCCGCAGGACGCGAGAAACGGAGGAGGTTCGAAGCCGGAGAGGTCCCGAGTACCTCCGTTCGCCGCATCGGGCGGGCGCGGAGTCAGGCGGTGGCGAGCAGCTCCGCGACGGCGGCGTCGTCCGTCCACGCGCGCGCCCAGTGCCCCTGCTCGGCCGGGCCCGGGTCGTCGGGCGTCACGAGCACGTCGGGCGACCGCCGGTAGCGCTCGGGATCGAGCTCGAAGGCCTCCGAGTGCGGGTCGGGCGCCGCGCGCACCAGCAGCTGCGTGTACGGGTGGATCGGGTTGAGGATGACGTCGCTCGACGGCCCGCGCTCGACCACCCGGCCGTGGCGCATGACCACGATCTGCGTCGAGAAGTGCCGGGCGGTCGCCAGGTCGTGCGTGATGTACAGCACCGCGAGATTCCGCTGCCTCTTGAGGTCGTCGAGCAGCTGCAGGATCTCCAGCCGGATGGAGACGTCCAGCATCGACACCGGCTCGTCGGCGATCAGCACCTCGGGCTGCGGGGCGAGTGCCCGGGCGATCGCGATGCGCTGACGCTGGCCGCCGGAGAGCTCGTGCGGGTACTTGGCCAGGATCTCGGCCGCCGGCCCCAGGTTGACCGAGTCGAGCAGCCGACGCAGCTCGCGCTCCTCCTCCGCGCGGGTGCGGACGATCCCGTGGATGCGCAGCGGCCGCACCAGCTGGTGCCGGATCGGCAGCGACGGGTTGAGCGAGGAGAACGGGTCCTGGAACACCATCTGGACGCGCTTGCGGTACCGCTTGGTGGCGCGGTGGCCGGAGCCGATGCGCTCGCCGTCGAGTGTGATGTCGCCGGCGGTCGGGTCGACGAGCCGGATGAGCATCTTGGCGATGGTCGACTTGCCGCTCCCCGACTCGCCGACGAGCGCGACCGACTCCCCGGGACGCACGACGAGCGAGACGTCGTCGACCGCTTTCAGGATGTGCGGGCGCAGGCCGCTCCCGCGGATCTGGTAGTCCTTGGCCAGATGGAGCGCTTCGAGCGTCGTCATGCGAGCGCCTCCTCTCCTCGTTCGATGTCGACATAGCGCGTGCCCGTGAGCGGCACGTCGCCGCGGAGGCTGGGGAA
Proteins encoded:
- a CDS encoding ABC transporter ATP-binding protein; protein product: MTTLEALHLAKDYQIRGSGLRPHILKAVDDVSLVVRPGESVALVGESGSGKSTIAKMLIRLVDPTAGDITLDGERIGSGHRATKRYRKRVQMVFQDPFSSLNPSLPIRHQLVRPLRIHGIVRTRAEEERELRRLLDSVNLGPAAEILAKYPHELSGGQRQRIAIARALAPQPEVLIADEPVSMLDVSIRLEILQLLDDLKRQRNLAVLYITHDLATARHFSTQIVVMRHGRVVERGPSSDVILNPIHPYTQLLVRAAPDPHSEAFELDPERYRRSPDVLVTPDDPGPAEQGHWARAWTDDAAVAELLATA